Proteins from a single region of Hordeum vulgare subsp. vulgare chromosome 6H, MorexV3_pseudomolecules_assembly, whole genome shotgun sequence:
- the LOC123402982 gene encoding dehydration-responsive element-binding protein 1G-like, giving the protein MDVGALSSDYSSGTPSPVGADGGNSEGFSTYMTVSSAPPKRRAGRTKFKETRHPVYKGVRRRNPGRWVCEVREPHSKQRIWLGTFETAEMAARAHDVAALALRGRAACLNFADSPRRLRVPAVGASPDEIRRAAVEAAEAFLPAPDQSNAPAEEVAAAPTMQFAGDPYYGMDDGMDFGMQGYLDMAQGMLIAPPPLVGPSATAGDGDDDGEVSLWSY; this is encoded by the coding sequence ATGGACGTTGGTGCCCTCAGCAGCGACTACTCGTCGGGGACGCCGTCCCCGGTGGGCGCGGACGGCGGCAACAGTGAGGGCTTCTCGACGTACATGACGGTGTCTTCGGCTCCGCCGAAGCGGCGCGCGGGGCGGACCAAGTTCAAGGAGACGCGGCACCCGGTCTACAAGGGCGTGCGCCGGAGGAACCCCGGGAGGTGGGTCTGCGAGGTGCGGGAGCCGCACAGCAAGCAGAGGATATGGCTCGGCACGTTCGAGACCGCAGAGATGGCGGCGCGCGCGCACGACGTGGCCGCGCTGGCGCTGCGCGGCCGCGCCGCCTGCCTCAACTTCGCCGACTCTCCTCGTCGGCTCCGGGTCCCGGCCGTGGGTGCCAGCCCTGATGAGATACGGCGGGCGGCGGTAGAGGCGGCTGAGGCATTCCTGCCGGCACCCGACCAGAGCAATGCGCCCGCCGAGGAGGTAGCCGCTGCACCAACGATGCAGTTCGCCGGTGATCCGTACTACGGGATGGACGATGGTATGGACTTCGGGATGCAGGGCTACCTCGACATGGCGCAGGGGATGCTCATTGCCCCTCCTCCGTTGGTAGGTCCGTCAGCGACTGCCGGAGACGGCGACGATGACGGTGAGGTCAGCTTGTGGAGCTACTGA